TGGTGCTCCCACACGGCCGTGAGCTTCTCGTTGTCGAGGTCCGGCACCATGAACAGGCTGTGGCCGACCTGCTTTTCCGGGCCGAGGTCGCGCGCGAGTCTGCGGTTCAGCTCCTCGAAGAGTAGAACGACGCGCGGGGTGAACGTCGAGTCCGGCGGGTCCACACCCGCACGCGATTCGAGCCACGACGCGAGGATCGCGGCGTCCGCGGGCATGTCCACGAACGAGAACCGGCGCCGGAGCGCCTGATCGAGCGCGACCGCGGAGCGGTCGAGTTGGTTCATCGTCGCGAGCAGGAACAGGTTCTCCGGCAACCGGAACGGGCGCTTCGAGTAGGGCAGGGTGACGGCTTGGTCGCGGTACTCGAGCAGGTAGAGCAGTTCGCCGAAGATGCGCGGCAAGTTCCCGCGGTTGAACTCGTCCACGATCAGAACGTGCGGTTCGCTCGGTCGGCTCGCGGCCTGTTCCGCGAACTGGCACAGCACGCCGTCTTCGACCGGGAAGGTGACTTCAGTCTTGCCGTTGACCTCGGCCCCGCGCGCCCGAATCCCCTCGACGAACTCCTCATAACTGTACGCGGGGTGGAACTGCACGAGCCGCACGCAGTCGGCGCGGTCGCGCGTGAGGAGCCGCGCGAGGCAGCGGGCCACGTGCGTCTTTCCGGTGCCCGGCACACCTTGAAGCACGAGCTGTTTTTTCAGCCGCAACAGACTCAAAATGCGATCGAGCCATACCTCCGAGAGGAACGTTTCGCGGTGGAACGAAACGGGGTCATAGATCGGCGCGTCGACCGGTACGCCGGCGCGCGTGGCGAGGAGCGGGCGCGGATCGACCTCCGCCGCGCACGCGAACGCCGGGAGCAAGCGGTCGAACGTGAGGAGGATTTCTCCCGTAAGTGCGTCCTGGCGGAGCAGGGGGGACGACGGGTCGAGTTCCTTCCCGACTGCGATCGTTTTGTGAACGGCCCACGCGCGAAGGTCCGCGGCCGACTTCACCGCGACTTCCCCGGAAAGGTCGTCACCGGTCCAGAAGTGGCACTCGTTGAAGGCCGTACCGGACTGCAGCGCGCGGAAGATGGACTCCGCGTGCTCCTGGATGTTTCTGCGGAACTGCTTCCCCGCGTCACGCGCCATGCGGCCGAGGTGGAAGCCGTACCGCACACCCTCCGCGGCGACGCGCACGAAGAACTGTGCATCGGCCCGCTTGTTTGCCTGGGCCTTGCGGTAGAACGTGATCCACTGAACGGTTTGATACGGTCCGCTGCGGCCGAAATCGTTCTTGCAAATGCTCGTGACGGCGCGGCCCGTTTTCGCGTCACACTCCAAATCCCAGCCGTATTCGCGGTTCAGCACCGGGTGAATGTAGCGCTCCGCGACGGCCGTACACAATTCGACCATCGGCTCGCGGAGCACGAACTGGTAGCGCTCGCGGTGCTCGGCCATCCAGTCTTTCGCGTTCGTTTGCTCGAGTTCGTCGAGGAACGCGAACGTGTCCGAACAGAAGCCGTTGAAGTTGCCGTCCCCCGACTCGGGTTCTTCCGTGTCCGCGACCGCGAGGACCACGTCCGCGAGTTCGAGCGGGTGGACGCGGAACTGCTCGCGTAGAACCGTGGCGACCTCGCACCACAATCGCGCGCGCTCCTCTTCAGGGAGTGCGACGGAATACGCATCGTCGAGAAGTGCGAGCGCGGTTTCCCAGCGCGAATCCGGGAACGCTGTGCGGAATGCCGCGAACGCGGTTGCGTGATTGCCGGCCCGTGCCGCGGTCTGGAACGCACCGATTGCCTGAGCCAGTTCTTCCGAGGTCGCGCGGATGCGCTTCTGCAGCGGGAACCGTGAGCGCACTTCACGGATCGCCTGTTCGATTCGCTCGGGCGTTGCGGCCCACGTGAACGCGCCCGGTTGCGCGCCCGCGGGCGGTAACTCGCGCCCGTCGGTGCGCGAAACGCGCTCGAGAAACTGCGTGACATCGGCGGCTGTGAGGTCCGGTGCGTGTTCGCGAACGACTTCACAGGCGCGACACGCACCATCGAAGCGTGAACGGACGTCGGGGGCGATCTCTCGCAACAATCCCAACCGAAGGAGCCCGTTTTCGACGGCGGGGCACCAAACGGGCACGAGATCCGATTCGGCGTTCGCAACGACCGCGGACCAGAACCCCGGACCCAACCCGGCGACGAAATAGACCCCGCCCGGACTCGCGCACCGCACAACGCGCTCGGGTAGTGGGGCCGTTGCGCGGAACAGGTGGTTGAGTGCGTAGCGAATGAATCTCACGCGCCGGGTAAGGGCTTCCGGGTGGAAAACGACCGGGAGAAACAAACTCGCGACAGAATTGAGAGCGGAGGTGAGCTGGTCATCGGTCGCACTGTCGAGAAAGGCGACGGTTAACTTGGGCGTCGGGGTGTGCGGGAGCGCAGACCGGCTGGCGCGGAACGCGGTCAGCAGTGGCGCGAGTGGGAATACACGAGTACGGTTTCCAGGCGGCATGAGCCGGTGCCCGAGTGCGAGGACAACTCACCGAGTGGTATAGATCGTATCAGATTTAACGAATTGGCCGAGGTGGGTTTGTGAACTTGCGGACCGGTAACTTTAACCTTGAGTCAACAAATGTGATCGATGAAGTGAGAAACAAAAAAATCCCGCCGGAGGTCACTACAGCGTCGCCCATTCACTGTAGGTACCAACCGGCGGGACAGTGGAATAATACCTCGGGTTCTGTCCGCGTGCAACCAATCGTGTCTGTTTTTTCTGCTTGGTTATCCGACAGTGTCGGCGATTCGGACAATTAAGCTGTCTGGGATGACTTATTGAGTCTCGGTCTCTCGAGTTGAGTGGGCCGGTTCTCCGGGCTATTGCGCTCAGGAATTCGTGTTCTCGCAAAGCCTTCATCTGGTCTACACTGCGGGACAATCTGGCGCAGCTATGACGGTAGTTTAGGGGAGCGCCCGCCGCACCTTGGAGAGTCCCGTGCTCGACGCCGTTGTCATCTCCGACATCCACCTCGGCAGCCCGAACTGCCAGGCCAAGTACCTCGTCCACTTCCTCGCTGAAGTGCGGAGGGGGGAACTGCGGGCGAAACAACTGATCCTGAACGGCGACGTGTTCGACTCGATCGACTTCCGCAGGCTGAAGAAGCACCACTGGAAGATCCTGTCCGAGATCCGCAAACTCGCGGACCAGATGGAAGTCGTCTGGATCAACGGGAACCACGACGGCTCGTCGGAGGTCGTGTCGCACCTGCTCGGCGTGCGCTGCGCTGATGAGATCGTGGTCGAGAGCGGGGACCAGAAACTCCTGTTCCTGCACGGGCACCGGTTCGACGAGTTCATTTCGCGCTACCCGTTCATCACCTGGGTCGCGGACCGCATTTACAACTTCCTCCAGCGCATCGACAAATCGCACTCGTTCGCGAAGTTCGCGAAGCGCCGGAGCAAGACGTTCCTCCGGTGCGCGCAGAAGATCGAACACGATGCGGTGAAGTACGCGACCAAGTTGGGGTGCTCCGTGGTGTGCTGTGGTCACACGCACCTGCCGGTCGCGAACACTTCGGGGGCCGTTCATTACTTCAACAGCGGGTGCTGGACCGAGAAGCCGTGTCACTACCTCACGGTGCAGGACGGTGTGGTCACCGTGTGTTCGTACACCGAGGAAGTTACCGACGAGATCCTCAACACGGGCGAACGGGTCGAGCTGCCTGTGCCGCTTTCGTCGGTCGCGTGATTACCGCGTCTGTTCTTCCTCGGCGGTTGTGACCGGCTCCGCGTGATCCTCGATCGGCTTTGTGGGGTCAATGAGCAGCCAGAACCCGACGCCGATGAAGTAGACGATTCCGTACATCGTGAAGCAAATCAGAATACCCTCCGTGCCGGGGTAGTGCTTCATGATTAATCCGGTGACGAGGAGCGTCGAAACCGCACCGACAAGGTTCCCGAACATGTTCATCGCGCCGGACACGGTGGCCGCGTAGTCGCGCCCGATGTCCTGGCACACGGCCCACGCGGGCGCCATAATGAGGTCGTTCATGAACCCCATCAGTACGAGGAAGAACGCGAACAGGAACAGGTTGTCCGGGTCCGCGAGCTTCACCCCCGCGGCGGCGAAGTAGCACACCCCGGCCCCACCGTAACCAATCATGCCGAACAGCCGGCGCCCCCACTTGCGGTCGCCCGTGCGCCGGATGTAACGGTCCGAAAGCGTCCCGCCGAGTAAGCAGCCGAACATCCCGATCAGAAGCGGGCACCCCGCCAGCAGCGCGACCAGGAGTTTGCCGCCGGTGGTGTCGGTCCAGCTCTTGAACTCGGTCTGCATCGTGCGGGGAAGGAAGTACATCAGGAAGTACCAGCAGTAGTTCGTCACCACGTACATGAAGCAGATCGCCCACAAGTTCCGCGACCGTACCAGTTTCCCCCACGGCACGCGCACCTGTCCCTTCGTCTCGATGCGGCCGACATCGATCTCGGCGCGCTCCGCTTCGTTCACCAACGGGTGCTCGGACGGCTTGTTGCGGAACACGAGGTAAAAGACCGCGCACCACAGCGCCGCGACGCCCGCGAACAGCCACATCGCCTCGCGCCAGTACAGCCCCGCGAGCGACTTGTCGGTGAGCAGAATCCAGAGCATCGGCGTGAGCCCGCCCATGAACCGGGCGGACATCCAGATGATGGACTTCGCGAACCCGCGGTCCGCGGCCGGGAACCAGTTGTAAAGTGCCTTCGCAATGTTCGGGAACGCTCCGGCCTCACCCACTCCGAAGAAGAACTGGATCACAATCAGCGCGGTGAAACCGAGGTACACGCCGCCGAGGTAACTGGTTCCGACGAAACCGGTTAGCCCGACGAACAGCGACCACCACAGCACCACGCGGAGCAACGTGGAGCGCGGGCCGCGCGTGTCCCCGAGCCAGCCCGAAGGGATCTCGAACATGGCATAGGCCAACTGGAACGCGATCAGCACCCAGAAGAAGTCATCCTCTTTCACCCCGAGGTCTTCCATGATCGCTTTTTTCGCACTGCCGTTCGCCGCTCGATCCATGTACGTAATCATGGCCAGCAGGCAGAGCAGGAAGAGAACCCAGTATCGCGTGCGCGTCGGCGGCTGATCGGGGACGGGAGCGGGAGCAGCGGTCATGTGGAGAACCAGCGGGAGAGCGGCGGGAAAGTGTCTTACTGTAGCCGACCGCGCGCGCGACGCGAAAGGAAAACTGCTTGCCCCTCAATGCTTCGGTCCCGTAAGCTCGTACCTGTGCGTCGGGTTACGCCGGTTGAGTTAGCGGTTCCTGCGGCGCTACGCCGCGGACGGGTTGAAGTGCCGAGCAGATGAGGTAAGGCCGGTTCCGGGCCTTAACAGGTCCAGACCCGGGACGGCCGTGCGACGGATAGAAAGTAGCTCCGGCGATGACCGCGCGCAAAACGCCCCCGGGCGCCACTCAGAAGGTGGCGCCCGGGGGCGTTTGCTGGGTCCGAAGCGATTACGGCTTCTTCGGTTCGGATACCTGAACCACGCCGACCTTCCCCTGAAACGTCGCTACCGAGAAGGATTGGGTGTCCGACTTGCAGTTCAGGTTGCCGCTCCAGATGGACGTTTTCGTATTTGCGGCGTCGACGATTTCGTAGCTCTTCACGCCGGCCACACTTTGGAACTCGCGGAACGATTCGCCCGCGAGCAACTTGATCGGCTTTCCGCGAACGAGCTTCCCGTTCACAGTGACCACTTCCTGAACGACGACCGCCTTGTTCGTGTCGTTCTTGATCGTCACCCAACCGGCGTCTGCTGCGCTCGCGAACGTCGTCATCGCGGTCAGCAGAGCTGCCGTGAACGCGAACAGTTTAGAGCGGATGGGTAACATGGGGAGCAGCCTTGCACTTTACAGCGCATTGGCCAGCTGAAAGCCAGCAACGCCATTCTCACCGAGTAACGCTGGTCCGTGCAAGACTTGCGCAGAAAATCTGCGAGAAAAACCATTCGGCGCAAGTTACGCCGCGGTGCGAGGTTCCGGCCCCCCCTGTCGGGCCGCTTGGTCGAATTTGCGGACCGTATCGACCGCGAACTGGATCGCCGGGCCGGTCCAATCGCTCATGTTCGCCGTGTACCCCGCCTTGACTCCCTCTTGAGTGACGTGTGCCAAAAGTGCCCCGACCGGGCACAACTTCTGCGCTGCGAGTTTCGCATCGTACTCGCGCAACCGGCGGTGCAACTCCTGCCCGTTTGAAGGTAGGTTTGCCGCCTTTGGTGCATCCGCTTTCTGCGGCTCTTGCTTTGGCGCTTCGACCTTCGGAGTTTCGGCTTTCGGCGCTTGCGTCTTGGTGACCGCTGGCACGTCAACCTTGGATACATCGGGCCGGGCCGGTTCTTTCTTCGGTTCGGTCGCGACGAATCCTGAAGGCGCGGGCTTCGCGCTGGCTTGGGGTTTTGCTTTGGGAATGGCGAACGCTGGTAGTTGCGGTGGTTGCACGATTTGCTTCTTCACCGGGTCGTACTCCACCCATTGCGCCGGGAGCCGGTACAGGTAGCGCCCGATACCGTACTTCACCGCGGCGCGCTTCAGGGCGTCGCTGAACGCGGCCTTGAGGCGGTCACCCATGTCGGGTTGCTCGCTCGGTGACCCGACATCGGTCTTCGTGATCCACCGCTCGCCGAGTTTGCACCGGAGCCGGCACATCACGGAACCGTCGGGCAGAATCTTGTACACGTCTTCCCAGTTCTCGACCCCGAGCACCTCGTCGAGCCGGTCCTGGATGAGCCGGGCATCGATATAGGCCATCGCGAGACAGCGATTGTTTTTCACCATCTGCGGTTTGAACTTCACCTCGCGCGGCTCGAACGGCGCGGCGAGCGCCGTGGTGAGTGCGAGCATTTGCGGGTCGCGTTGCATTCCGGTATTTGTGGACATATTTTCCCTTTCAAAACTTGAGGTGTTGGTATACTATACAGGTGTGATTATAACGATTGCGATGTCCGTTGTAGAACGCGAGCGATTCGGTTGGGGAAATGGCGACGACTTTGCCAACTAGTGGCACGCACATCGATCCCTGCGCGGTGAAACTGGCGCGCGTTCGGAGTGTGACGATGCCGCGTTTGCGGGTCGAAATCGGGGTGAAAATCGCAGATTTGTTAGCGATTGTTAGCCGTCACACCGGGCTGGTCGGGGAGGGGAAATTGCCGATGGGCCTGAAATCTTAGCGTTCGGCGCGCAGGTGATGTCGAGACACCATCCGAGACGACCCCGGGGTCGAAAATGTTAGCAATTGTTACCCACGATCCTGAAACGAGCATTTGCGCGACGGAAAATATCAGCGCAAAAGCCCCCGTCACAGTTTGATAAAGCCCGACTTCAACGAAGATCATGCGCCCGGGCATTTGCACAACGAGCGAACCGCGTTCGGACGCTTGGGTCTCAGCGACTCAATTTGTCCGCGCCGGGGCCGGGCGTTTGGCCAATGGTCGCGAGCGCGTGGGTCAGAAAGTCGGTCGCGATTTTCTGCACGCGAACGTCGATTGCCGCGCACGCGGCGTCCCAGGCGTCCTGTGGGGTGCCGGCTTTCCACGGCTGCCCGGACACTTCGATGTACGCCTTGGCCTTCGGCTCGGTCCCGCTCGGACGCAGGCACACTTTCGCCGCTTGCTCGTTGCGACCCAGACGGAAGATGAGGAAGTTTCGCGCGGCCTTGTCGGTGTCCCCCTTGAACGGCCCCATCCGACCGTCGGGGTCTTGCAAGTCCTCGAAGCTCGTGACCGGAAGGCCGCCGATCTCCTGTGGTGGGTTCTGGCGCAGCGCGTCCAACATGCGCGCCATGTTGAGCTTCCCCTCCAGGCCGGTCAGCACGATGTTCAGCAGTTCGTTGCGGAAGTAACCGAACTGCCGGTTGAGGTCGTCGAGGTAATCGACGAGCGTGCGCCCCTGGCGCTTCTGGTAGAGTGCGGCTTCGGCGAGCAGCAGCGCCGCGCACGCGGAGTCTTTGTCGCGCACACCGGCGGTTGCCATGATCCCGTGACTTTCCTCGGTGGCAATGACGAAGTCCGCGACCGATCCTCGCACGTCGCCGTATTGACCGGTCGATTCGAGTTGCCAGAGTGCGTCCGCGTGGTACTTGAAGCCCACCAGGAGGTCGCCAATCACCTGGGCACCGAACTGCCGGCCGATGCGCGTGACCTGTCCCGTGGTCACTTCCGTCGTGATGACGATGGGCGCTGCGGGCAACGAGCCGGAACGCGCCAGTTGCGCGAGCTTGAAGTGCGTGAGCAGCGCGGCGAGTTCGTTCCCGGTGATGAACCGGAACGTGCCTTTGCCATCCGGCGAGCGGTTCGCCATTGCGCCGAGCCGGTCCGCGTCCGGGTCGGTGGAGATGATGAGGTCCGCGTGGCGCTCGGTGCCCACGCGCTCGGCCCGGTCCATGCACTCCGGGATCTCGGGGTTCGGGGTCTTCGTCACGTTCGGGAACTGGCCGTCGGGCGTCGCCTGTTCGGGCACCGGAATCGGGCGGAACCCTTGTGCTTCCAGCACCTCGCCCGCACAGAACCCGCCGCACCCGTGCATCGGCGTGAACACGACGCGGAGTTCGTCGGCCTTCGGCGACCCGAGCACGCTCTCGTGCCGGCACAACTCGATGAACGCGCGGTGCGGTGCGTCGTCCAGGAGCTGCACCTTTCCGGCCCGCAGTGCGTCCGCGAACGGGATGTGCCTGATGACCGCGACCTCGTCGACCATCTCGCTCATCAACTGGTCTTCGGGCGGTACGAGCTGGCTCCCGCGGTCGTCGTAGAACTTGCTCCCGTTGTCGTCCGGCGGGTTGTGGCTGGCGGTCATGTTCAGCCCGCCGTGCGCGCGGAGGTAGCGGATCGTGAACGACAGTTCCGGCGTCGGGACGTAGCGCTTGCTGTCGGGCGGGAGAATCGCCGCCTGGATGCCGTTGGCCGCGTACACGCCGGCCGCGTGCTGGCAGAACTCACGGCTGGAGAGGTGCAGCACGGGGTTCGGGAGCGCGGGGTTGTAGACCTTCCGCTTGTCCTCGAACTGGCGCACGTCGAACGCGAGCACCACGCGCAGCGGCGAGACTCCGGGGAAGCGCTGGCGCAGGTATTCACAGTGCCCCTGCACGCTCGCCCCGAGCGTCCAGAGGTTCATGCGGTTCGGCCCAATGCCGACCGACCCGCGGCGCCCGCCGGTGCCGAACGGCATCACCTGATAGAAGGAGTCGAGCAGAGTAGACCAGGCCCCGGCCTGGCAGAGGCTCTCGATCTGCGGCCGGTACGCGGCGAAGTCGGGGTGCGTGAACCAGGTATTGAGGTTGGTGAGCGCCTTGTCTTTGAGAGCGGCATCGGCGTCGATCCCGGCGAACCCGGCGCGGGCCTGGGAGATAAGGTCCATGAACGTGCGTCCTCGCGGCGAACAGAAGCGGCCGGAGAGAACTTTACCGGCCGCCCCTCGCGAAGACTACTGCATTCACACCGCGTCTTCGGACAACGATTGCCGAACTACCATCATGCCCGGCGGGGGATTGGTATGAACGTTAATCGCGTGGTCGAGGTGCGGGGGCGTTCCGCCGTCGGCGGGGTCGACAAAGACGTGGATCTCGTAGACACAATTCGGTTGAAGGCTGGCGCCGGGAATCACAAGGGTGAATCCCCCCCCACCGTTCGCGGGGATACTGGTCGTGGTCGGTCCCGGTGGGGCGGGGATGGGGGTGAAGACAACCTTGTATCGGAGGTCGCTTCGGTTGGTTGTAACGGTCACCGTGAGATCAGCGCCGGACAGTACGAATGCGTTCGCGAGTGGGGCAGTGATGCGGGGTGTAGCGGCCACACCTCCCGAGCCTGTCGCCGCTGCGGTCGTCGGAGCGACTTTTGCACTCGCTTTGGTCGGTTTCTTTTTACCCACTGGAGGGCAGCCTTTCTGAAAACGCGGGACTTGTTACGGGTTGAGTTTGGAAACGGTCAAATCCTTCACGACACACTGACCGCTCATGCAGAAGATTCCGATGCCCGAGCCGAAAGGGGGTGGGGCGAAATTGTAGCCGGGGAATCCGAGATTCTGCTGTTTTTGGAAGTTGGCGCAGCGATTGAGCTGCGACACTGCGTCGGTGTCCTGAAGTGGTCTCAGGGGCATACCGTCAACGCTCGCGCGAACGGCATCGGGACGCACGTCGATTACCACACGCGCGAAACGCACGGTTTCGCGCTTCCCGTTGCGATCCCAATCAACCAAGTTGTCGTTGTGGGGTCGCGGCGAGCCGTTTTCGTTGCGTTGCCACCAGTACAGCTCGATGGAATTCCGGAGCTTCCAATTCATGGGCTTATTGTCATCCGGTTTCGCCCCCATTCGGATCGGTTTATTCTCGTTGGTCCGGTTCTCGATTTCAGGTTGGACACCGGCCCAGACGAGCGATTCGTGCTTGAATGGCAGGCCTCCCCAAACGCGGCGCCCGACGTAAACACCGCCCCTAGTCGGTGGAGTGTCTTGAAAGATGACGGCCACGTCCGCTTCGACGCGGTGAGGAAAATCGAGCGACTCTTGGGAGAGGCTCGCGGTTCCCACTACCGAGTTCGCGAACGTGTGGTAGCCGTCGATCGTGCCCACTTGGAGTTCGTGCCCCGGCTCGTGAGTGAGTGCTTCGAGCGGCAGACCTTTTTCGTTGGTCAACTTCACCTTTTCCCCACCGGCGACGCGCTCCGCGATGGTCTTCGGCGGCTTCTCTGGTTTCGCAGGGTCGCTGAACAGTGTGGCGAAGGCCACGAGAGCCATCGCGCTGCACGACATCAGCACTACGCGATCGCGCCGCGGATGCTTGGAGCGACTTGGTTGAGGCGGGGCGATCGCGACAGGAACGCTGATTGGTTTACCGTCGAGCCAACACTCAAGGTCGTTCGCAAGGGCTGCCGCGGTCGAGTAGCGGTCCTCCGGTTTCTTCGCAAGGCACTTCGACACGATCGCTTGGAGTTCGGCCGGTACGTCGGGCGAGAGCGCGGTGACCGGCCGTGGTTCGGCCGTGCGGATGCAGTGGTAGACGTCGGTGATTCCGTCGTCGACGAAGGGCCGTTGCCCGGTGAACAGTTCGTACAGGGTGACCCCGAGCGCCCATACATCACACCCGGCGTTGTAGTCCTTTTTCTTGCCGAGGGTTTGTTCGGGCGACATGTACTGCCGCGTACCGATCGGATGGCCGGTGTGGGTGAGGTCGGAATCGTCGCCGATCCACTTCGCAAGGCCGAAGTCCGCGACCATCGGCTCGTCGTCCGGGCCGAGCAAGATGTTCAGTGGCTTGAGATCGCGGTGGAGAATGTCCTTCGCGTGCAGCGCTTCAACCGCGCGCGCCACCTTGACCATGAGCCGAACCGCGGCGCGGAGATCAGTGCGGACGCGCTCGAGGTGCTCGTTGAGCGTGCCGCCGGGCACGAACTCCATCGTGCAGTAGGGGAAGTCGTGCCACTCGCCCGCGTCGTACACGGGCACGATGTTCGGGTGCTTGATGGCCGCGAGCGCGTGGACCTCGCGCACGAAGCGCTCGCGGGTGATGTCGTCGTTGCCGCTGGGGTTAATCAACTTCAGGGCGACGAGGCGCCCCGTCGCGGTGTGCGTTGCCCGGTAGACGACGCCCATTCCGCCGCGCCCGATGAACCGTTCGACGACGTACCCGGGGATCGGGGGCAGTCGCGATGCACGTACTTTGGCCACGTTTTCGGTCGATTCGGGCTGTGTGATCCGGCCCGGCTCGTTCGGTCCGGGTGTGGATACGGCCGGGCGCGTGAGGGCCGGCGGGCGCGGGTCGCGTTCCACGGGTCCACCCGGCGCAACCCACCCCTCGGTGGCGCGGTACAGGTCCGCAGATCGCTCCACTTCCGGGTCGAACTGCGTCGCGGTGTTCGAGTTGGGCATAGCTACGTGTGCGATCGGGATAAAGTCACGCGCTCGCGGCGCGACTCACGGGTACGACTCCTTCAAAAACAAAAGCCGGTGGAGACACCGGGTTCGCAAATGCGGACCGCGGATTTACGTCCGGCTCGGGCATGGGGCAACTCTGGGTACGGGTAACGCCCACATAATACCCGAAGCGCGGGTGCTGTGAAGTATTCGCTCGGTGAAATTATTGAGCACCTGCACGAACGCGGCCGGACCGAAGATCGAACCCCGTGGTGGTCAGGTGCGTCGATTTTCCGACGCTATCATGAACGGAAGGTCTGTCGGCGATTTTTGGCGAGGCAATTGTGAGTACCCTGGAATACCGATTCGATGTCGTGGTGGTTGGCGCCGGGCACGCGGGCACGGAGGCGGCGATGGCCGCAGCGCGCCTGGGGCTCAAGACGTGCCTCCTCAGTATGAACGCAGACGCGGTTGCACAAATGAGCTGCAACCCGGCCATCGGTGGCGTGGCGAAGGGGCAAATTGTCCGCGAGATCGACGCTCTTGGCGGCGTGATGGGGAGGTG
The Gemmata palustris DNA segment above includes these coding regions:
- a CDS encoding phospho-sugar mutase translates to MDLISQARAGFAGIDADAALKDKALTNLNTWFTHPDFAAYRPQIESLCQAGAWSTLLDSFYQVMPFGTGGRRGSVGIGPNRMNLWTLGASVQGHCEYLRQRFPGVSPLRVVLAFDVRQFEDKRKVYNPALPNPVLHLSSREFCQHAAGVYAANGIQAAILPPDSKRYVPTPELSFTIRYLRAHGGLNMTASHNPPDDNGSKFYDDRGSQLVPPEDQLMSEMVDEVAVIRHIPFADALRAGKVQLLDDAPHRAFIELCRHESVLGSPKADELRVVFTPMHGCGGFCAGEVLEAQGFRPIPVPEQATPDGQFPNVTKTPNPEIPECMDRAERVGTERHADLIISTDPDADRLGAMANRSPDGKGTFRFITGNELAALLTHFKLAQLARSGSLPAAPIVITTEVTTGQVTRIGRQFGAQVIGDLLVGFKYHADALWQLESTGQYGDVRGSVADFVIATEESHGIMATAGVRDKDSACAALLLAEAALYQKRQGRTLVDYLDDLNRQFGYFRNELLNIVLTGLEGKLNMARMLDALRQNPPQEIGGLPVTSFEDLQDPDGRMGPFKGDTDKAARNFLIFRLGRNEQAAKVCLRPSGTEPKAKAYIEVSGQPWKAGTPQDAWDAACAAIDVRVQKIATDFLTHALATIGQTPGPGADKLSR
- a CDS encoding McrB family protein, giving the protein MPPGNRTRVFPLAPLLTAFRASRSALPHTPTPKLTVAFLDSATDDQLTSALNSVASLFLPVVFHPEALTRRVRFIRYALNHLFRATAPLPERVVRCASPGGVYFVAGLGPGFWSAVVANAESDLVPVWCPAVENGLLRLGLLREIAPDVRSRFDGACRACEVVREHAPDLTAADVTQFLERVSRTDGRELPPAGAQPGAFTWAATPERIEQAIREVRSRFPLQKRIRATSEELAQAIGAFQTAARAGNHATAFAAFRTAFPDSRWETALALLDDAYSVALPEEERARLWCEVATVLREQFRVHPLELADVVLAVADTEEPESGDGNFNGFCSDTFAFLDELEQTNAKDWMAEHRERYQFVLREPMVELCTAVAERYIHPVLNREYGWDLECDAKTGRAVTSICKNDFGRSGPYQTVQWITFYRKAQANKRADAQFFVRVAAEGVRYGFHLGRMARDAGKQFRRNIQEHAESIFRALQSGTAFNECHFWTGDDLSGEVAVKSAADLRAWAVHKTIAVGKELDPSSPLLRQDALTGEILLTFDRLLPAFACAAEVDPRPLLATRAGVPVDAPIYDPVSFHRETFLSEVWLDRILSLLRLKKQLVLQGVPGTGKTHVARCLARLLTRDRADCVRLVQFHPAYSYEEFVEGIRARGAEVNGKTEVTFPVEDGVLCQFAEQAASRPSEPHVLIVDEFNRGNLPRIFGELLYLLEYRDQAVTLPYSKRPFRLPENLFLLATMNQLDRSAVALDQALRRRFSFVDMPADAAILASWLESRAGVDPPDSTFTPRVVLLFEELNRRLARDLGPEKQVGHSLFMVPDLDNEKLTAVWEHHVRPLLLDYLGGREDRLKDYAPERLLTAGAEKRRKLKPVTDS
- a CDS encoding serine/threonine protein kinase, which translates into the protein MPNSNTATQFDPEVERSADLYRATEGWVAPGGPVERDPRPPALTRPAVSTPGPNEPGRITQPESTENVAKVRASRLPPIPGYVVERFIGRGGMGVVYRATHTATGRLVALKLINPSGNDDITRERFVREVHALAAIKHPNIVPVYDAGEWHDFPYCTMEFVPGGTLNEHLERVRTDLRAAVRLMVKVARAVEALHAKDILHRDLKPLNILLGPDDEPMVADFGLAKWIGDDSDLTHTGHPIGTRQYMSPEQTLGKKKDYNAGCDVWALGVTLYELFTGQRPFVDDGITDVYHCIRTAEPRPVTALSPDVPAELQAIVSKCLAKKPEDRYSTAAALANDLECWLDGKPISVPVAIAPPQPSRSKHPRRDRVVLMSCSAMALVAFATLFSDPAKPEKPPKTIAERVAGGEKVKLTNEKGLPLEALTHEPGHELQVGTIDGYHTFANSVVGTASLSQESLDFPHRVEADVAVIFQDTPPTRGGVYVGRRVWGGLPFKHESLVWAGVQPEIENRTNENKPIRMGAKPDDNKPMNWKLRNSIELYWWQRNENGSPRPHNDNLVDWDRNGKRETVRFARVVIDVRPDAVRASVDGMPLRPLQDTDAVSQLNRCANFQKQQNLGFPGYNFAPPPFGSGIGIFCMSGQCVVKDLTVSKLNP
- a CDS encoding MFS transporter yields the protein MTAAPAPVPDQPPTRTRYWVLFLLCLLAMITYMDRAANGSAKKAIMEDLGVKEDDFFWVLIAFQLAYAMFEIPSGWLGDTRGPRSTLLRVVLWWSLFVGLTGFVGTSYLGGVYLGFTALIVIQFFFGVGEAGAFPNIAKALYNWFPAADRGFAKSIIWMSARFMGGLTPMLWILLTDKSLAGLYWREAMWLFAGVAALWCAVFYLVFRNKPSEHPLVNEAERAEIDVGRIETKGQVRVPWGKLVRSRNLWAICFMYVVTNYCWYFLMYFLPRTMQTEFKSWTDTTGGKLLVALLAGCPLLIGMFGCLLGGTLSDRYIRRTGDRKWGRRLFGMIGYGGAGVCYFAAAGVKLADPDNLFLFAFFLVLMGFMNDLIMAPAWAVCQDIGRDYAATVSGAMNMFGNLVGAVSTLLVTGLIMKHYPGTEGILICFTMYGIVYFIGVGFWLLIDPTKPIEDHAEPVTTAEEEQTR
- a CDS encoding Rad52/Rad22 family DNA repair protein; this encodes MQRDPQMLALTTALAAPFEPREVKFKPQMVKNNRCLAMAYIDARLIQDRLDEVLGVENWEDVYKILPDGSVMCRLRCKLGERWITKTDVGSPSEQPDMGDRLKAAFSDALKRAAVKYGIGRYLYRLPAQWVEYDPVKKQIVQPPQLPAFAIPKAKPQASAKPAPSGFVATEPKKEPARPDVSKVDVPAVTKTQAPKAETPKVEAPKQEPQKADAPKAANLPSNGQELHRRLREYDAKLAAQKLCPVGALLAHVTQEGVKAGYTANMSDWTGPAIQFAVDTVRKFDQAARQGGPEPRTAA
- a CDS encoding UDP-2,3-diacylglucosamine diphosphatase translates to MLDAVVISDIHLGSPNCQAKYLVHFLAEVRRGELRAKQLILNGDVFDSIDFRRLKKHHWKILSEIRKLADQMEVVWINGNHDGSSEVVSHLLGVRCADEIVVESGDQKLLFLHGHRFDEFISRYPFITWVADRIYNFLQRIDKSHSFAKFAKRRSKTFLRCAQKIEHDAVKYATKLGCSVVCCGHTHLPVANTSGAVHYFNSGCWTEKPCHYLTVQDGVVTVCSYTEEVTDEILNTGERVELPVPLSSVA